The Solibacillus daqui genome has a segment encoding these proteins:
- a CDS encoding transporter substrate-binding domain-containing protein, with protein MKKKLLICLTAMMTMLVLAACGSGDEKTGESGKKVLKVGMEAAYAPFNWSQKDDSNGGVAIKDSKEYAAGYDVEFAKKIAEGLDMELQIVKTDWDGLIPSLQSGAIDVVIAGMSPTAERKDTIDFSENYYTSDYVIVVKADGPYANATTLSDFSGAKITGQQATTHYDVIDQIPGVNKQVAGTDFGAMRVQLQSGAIDAYVSERPEGISAEMALKNIKYIVPEPNFEADPSTTAVAVGLKKGSDLTEQINKVLAEISEEERQKIMEDAIANQPAAE; from the coding sequence ATGAAAAAGAAATTATTAATTTGCCTAACAGCGATGATGACAATGCTAGTATTAGCAGCTTGTGGATCAGGTGATGAAAAAACAGGCGAATCAGGTAAAAAGGTTTTAAAAGTTGGGATGGAGGCAGCATATGCACCATTCAACTGGTCACAAAAAGATGATTCAAACGGCGGCGTAGCAATTAAAGACTCTAAAGAATATGCAGCAGGTTATGATGTAGAATTCGCGAAAAAAATCGCGGAAGGTTTAGATATGGAATTACAAATTGTTAAAACAGACTGGGACGGTTTAATCCCTTCTTTACAATCAGGTGCTATTGATGTTGTAATCGCAGGTATGTCACCAACAGCTGAGCGTAAAGATACAATTGATTTCTCAGAAAACTATTATACAAGTGATTATGTAATCGTTGTAAAAGCAGATGGGCCATATGCAAACGCTACAACATTATCAGACTTCTCAGGTGCAAAAATTACAGGTCAGCAAGCTACAACACACTATGATGTAATTGACCAAATTCCTGGCGTAAATAAACAAGTGGCAGGTACTGACTTTGGTGCAATGCGCGTACAATTACAATCAGGTGCAATTGATGCCTATGTATCAGAGCGTCCTGAAGGGATTTCTGCTGAGATGGCACTTAAAAACATTAAATACATCGTACCAGAGCCAAACTTCGAAGCTGACCCATCTACAACAGCTGTAGCAGTAGGTCTAAAAAAAGGCTCAGATTTAACAGAACAAATCAACAAAGTTTTAGCTGAAATTT
- a CDS encoding DUF7010 family protein yields the protein MSKTLDNLQQEIIFEAKKGFPILLSGSVVFIIFMLMYFVFPIEIVHLIWIFGLGVIFPLGFFISKILGVNLNATNNPLGTLGGIVAAPQAFYIPVFIIVYMNIPEYLPFTIGLLAGSHFLPYIWIYKSKAYLFVTLGTCFSALILGSFFVEHAYTLVPLAISIVYGIGVLLIKRELKVNLV from the coding sequence ATGAGTAAAACACTTGATAATTTACAACAAGAAATTATTTTTGAAGCAAAAAAAGGATTCCCAATTTTGCTATCTGGATCTGTCGTATTTATAATTTTCATGCTAATGTACTTTGTTTTCCCAATAGAAATTGTACATTTAATTTGGATATTTGGCTTAGGTGTCATTTTTCCTCTTGGCTTTTTCATCAGTAAAATTTTAGGCGTAAATTTAAACGCTACTAACAATCCTTTAGGCACTTTAGGAGGAATAGTCGCAGCTCCTCAAGCTTTTTATATTCCTGTATTTATCATTGTGTACATGAACATACCTGAATACCTTCCATTCACAATTGGTTTGCTTGCAGGCTCTCATTTTTTACCTTATATATGGATTTATAAAAGTAAAGCTTACTTATTTGTTACTTTAGGAACCTGTTTTTCTGCTCTAATCTTAGGAAGCTTCTTTGTTGAACATGCTTACACTCTTGTACCTTTAGCAATATCTATTGTGTATGGAATTGGAGTGCTTTTAATTAAAAGAGAACTTAAAGTCAATCTTGTTTAA